The following DNA comes from Microbacterium terregens.
CGCTCGGCAAGGCCGACCGTCTCGAGGTCACGGAATTGACCCACCCGGGGGGCTTCGCCACCGCGCCCGCCGATGTGCGTGCGCCGGACATCGATCCGCAGCGCTTCCGGCTTGGCGCCGTAGACCCGGCGCGGGGGGAGCACGTCTCGGCCGGTGGCATCCACTACCGGTTCCTCCGGTACGAGCGAACCGCATCCGCCTAAGCTTCTGCGCATGTCCAGAACTGCACTCATCACGGGAGCGAGCTCCGGTCTGGGCGCCGAGTTCGCCCGTCAGCTCGCTGCCCGCGGAACCGACCTGGTGCTTGTCGCCCGCGACAAGGACGCGCTGCACGATCTCGCTGCGACGCTGGGCGCGCAGTTCGGCGTGACCGCGGAGGTGCTTCCGGCGGACCTGGTGGTCGAGGATCAGATCGACAGGGTGCGCCGACGGCTGACCGATCCGGAACGACCCATCGACATGCTGGTGAACAACGCCGGCTTCGGGCTGCCACTGAGCTTCGCCCGCAACGACATCGAGGACGAGGTCCGCCACCTCGACCTGCTCGTCGAGGTTCCGATGCGCCTCACCCACGCAGCTCTCGGTCCGATGCTCGAACGCCGGAGCGGACGCATCGTCAACGTCGCCTCGGTGGCCGGCTTCCTGCCCCGATCGACCTACGGCGCCTCGAAGGGCTGGCTCATCAGCTTCAGCCGCTGGGCTCACGCCCGCTACGCGGGCCGTGGCGTGACGGTGACGGCGGTCTGCCCCGGGTTCACGCACACCGGCTTCCACGAGCGGATGGGCTTGCCGCCGGGCGAGGAGGGCGTGCCGGACTGGATGTGGCTGGACGCCCGCGTCGTCGTATCAGAGGCTCTGCGCGACGTCGCGCGGGGGAGGGCGGTCTCGGTGCCGTCGCTGCGCTACAAGGCGCTCGTCGCG
Coding sequences within:
- a CDS encoding SDR family oxidoreductase; the encoded protein is MSRTALITGASSGLGAEFARQLAARGTDLVLVARDKDALHDLAATLGAQFGVTAEVLPADLVVEDQIDRVRRRLTDPERPIDMLVNNAGFGLPLSFARNDIEDEVRHLDLLVEVPMRLTHAALGPMLERRSGRIVNVASVAGFLPRSTYGASKGWLISFSRWAHARYAGRGVTVTAVCPGFTHTGFHERMGLPPGEEGVPDWMWLDARVVVSEALRDVARGRAVSVPSLRYKALVALTRVLPARVLATAGERGR